The Silvibacterium dinghuense DNA window GCGCGGATCTTCGAGGCCGCGCGGATGGTTTCCCGGGCCTCGTCGACCGACGAGGGGATAAAAAGCTGGTCCGTGCTGTACTCGATGTTTCCCGCCCAGTTCGTCCGATGCGCCGCCAAGGTCTTCTCCGCCTTCAGCATACGGGAGACGACCGTACCCGCCGCCGCTGCGCCCGATACCTTCAAGAACTCTCGCTTGTTCATAGGCCGTCCATGCTCGCCCGGAGCCTGCACGAGCGTCAATGGCCTTGCGATCTGAGTTGTGCACGGGCCTGCGTCCGCAACTCAAGACCACAGCATGAACCGCCTCATTTGATTGATAGAATTGAAGTTAAGGCAGGGAGCGATACACTCTCCAAATAACAGTAATAGCCTAAAAAGGCTATTACTCTCTTATAGAAAGTCACTCTCTTTTAGAGAGTGACTTTCTATAAGAGAGTAATCCGGAAGAATTCCCTTGCCGGGGTCGGTTTCCAATTGACCGGCGGGGCGAGTTCCCCTAAACTTAAGGTTTGCAGGGGATGCCTCATTGCCTGCATCCCAACTTCAGGAAAAGAGTTCAAGAACTACCATGGCAAATCACGTCTCCGCGCTGAAGCGCGTTCGTCAGACCGAGAAGAAGACTGCAGTGAACCGCGCCAACAAGAGCCGCGTGCGCGGCAGCCTCCGCCTTCTGCGTGAGGCGATCCAGAAGGGCGATGTCAAGGCTGCGGCCGAGCAGTATCGCGCCACCGCTTCCGCTCTGGATAAGAGCGTCCAGAAGGGCATCCTGCACGCCAACACGGCTTCCCGCTACAAGAGCCGCCTGAACGCCCGCGTGAAGGCCCTGGCGCTCAAGGCCGCCTAAAGCTTCTAGCTTCTAGCTTCTAGCTTCTAGCTTCTAGCTTCTAGCTTCTAGCTAAAGATTGAAAATGAAAGGCCACGCTCGATGCGTGGCCTTTTTGTTGTTTTTGTGTTGATTTTCTGGGGTCTGGGAACCCACATCTCGAACGGCACGAGATGTGGGGCACCCGGGTTCTCGCTAAAAGCTAGTAGCTAGAAGCTGCCTTTAGAAGCTGAAGACCGCCTGCACGAAGATACGGCGGCTGGCCGAACCCGAGGAGAAGATCTGCCCCGCCAGCGCGTTGGACTTGCCGAACTCCGGCGAGCCGAGGATGCCGGTGGGTGCGGCCAGGTTGATGTCGTTGAAGAGGTTCAGCGCCTGGGCATTAAGCGTCAGGCTGTAGCGGGGATGCGTCGGCGTCTGCTGCTGCTGACCATCCGGCCCACCACGGCCGCGATTCCCACTGAGACCGCCGGGGCCAAGACCACCGCCGGGACCGCCGCCAGGACCACCGCCGCCGCCATGGCCGCCACCACCACCGGGACCACCGCCGGGGCCGCCCATGCCGCCGCCCTGCGAGGCCGCGCCTGCGACCCGGGGGCCGAAGTTGAAGGTCTTGCTGGCACGCAGGTTGAAGGTGAAGAGGTTCGGGCCGTCGCCGTAGTTCACCGGCACCAGCTTCTCACCCTTGGCCAGGCCCGCGGTCGGGTTCAGGTTGAAGGTGCCGTAGGACGTGGCGACCGTGTCCGTGTCGCCGGACTGGGCAAAGGTCGGACGGTCGTTGAAGAACGAGTCGCCGTTGTTGTCCTCACCCGTGGTGATATTGAACGGCGTGCCCGACTGGACCACGATGAAGGGGCTAAAGCGCAAATTCCAGCGCGTGGACCAGCTGCCCATCAGGAAGAGGCGGTTGCGGACATCGAAGGAGGCGCGACCGTAATCCTGCTTCAGATTGGCCGAGTTGCTCGGATTGCCGGAGACGCCGGACGAATCGCTGTTCGCCCAGCTTGCCGAATAGAAGCCGAAGAGCGAGAGGTTCGGGCTGAAGCGAGCATTAAAGTTGGTCATCAGCTGGTTCTGCTTGAAGACTGCTTCAGAGAAGTACTGATAAACGTTCGGATCGGCCGCATCGTAACCGGCCATGTAAGGCGCGTTCGCGTTGCGGGTGATGAGCTGATGGTTCCCCAGCGAATTGATGTAGGTCACCGAAATGGTCGAGGCCTTGGTCACCTGCCGCTCGATGCTGAAAGCGGCCTGCTGCGTAACCGGAGCGTGCAGGTCGGGAGCGATCTGGTAGACGGCCGTCTTGCTGCTGGTGCTGCCGGCTTCCTGGCAGGAAGTCAGATCGGTGGAGGTGATGCTGGTCGCCGAGTAGCAGGTCGGATCCTCGATCACCGCTTCCTTCTGCGGGGAATCGGCGTTCTCGTTCAGGCGCTTGGCCTGGAGAATTTCTGCCAGGGCGAAGCGGTCATAGAAGAAGCCATAGCCACCGCGGAGGACGGTCTTGGCCTGCTTGCCCGGCTTGGCCAGTCCCCAGGCAAAGCTCAGACGCGGCGCCCAGTCGTTCTTGTCGTGGATGCCGGACTGCGATTCCCAGCGCACGCCATAGCTCAGCGTCAGGTTCTGCTTCGCACGCCAGTCGTCCTGGTAGTAGAGGCCCACGTCGGTGAGGCTGGAGACGATGTTCGGGCTGCCGTATGTCAGGTTCAGCTGGCTGGGACCGCCGCCGGCTGCGCGGATCTGCGCCCAGGTCTCGCC harbors:
- the rpsT gene encoding 30S ribosomal protein S20; amino-acid sequence: MANHVSALKRVRQTEKKTAVNRANKSRVRGSLRLLREAIQKGDVKAAAEQYRATASALDKSVQKGILHANTASRYKSRLNARVKALALKAA
- a CDS encoding TonB-dependent receptor, which produces MLALAFAPLLRAQTPTGTLRGTVTDPSGAVIPSARVSITTTDGHTLATATSDASGAYAAAKLPAGTYIVIASAQGFAPSASKAVTIAAGQSKQFDVSLQIAIEKQQVVVNEDTPTVSVDPTSNANSLVLKGKDLDALSDDPDELQNELNALAGPGAGPNGGQIYIDGFTAGELPPKSAIREIRINQNPFSAQYDKLGYGRIEILTKPGTDKFRAQFMAQGNPSQLNTGNPFDKDIPDYYSYQYNGTVSGPISKNASYFVSAEHRTIQDDAVVDAYRLQGEVNGDFAAGIYTNAADYDTVAFNDAVVTPHGRTNISPRIDLQLGASNTLSVRYQFYDDNEKNEGVGQYSLRDQAYNTSSTEHTVQISDTQVLSDKVINETRFQFLRDFSKTTPASTDPETAVSGLETFGGYTGQTENDHTLRYELQNLTEIALKTHAINFGGRLRYARDANTSSSSFNGSFTFGGNQCSSSETDCTTTTAAEAYAATIQGLGTGETWAQIRAAGGGPSQLNLTYGSPNIVSSLTDVGLYYQDDWRAKQNLTLSYGVRWESQSGIHDKNDWAPRLSFAWGLAKPGKQAKTVLRGGYGFFYDRFALAEILQAKRLNENADSPQKEAVIEDPTCYSATSITSTDLTSCQEAGSTSSKTAVYQIAPDLHAPVTQQAAFSIERQVTKASTISVTYINSLGNHQLITRNANAPYMAGYDAADPNVYQYFSEAVFKQNQLMTNFNARFSPNLSLFGFYSASWANSDSSGVSGNPSNSANLKQDYGRASFDVRNRLFLMGSWSTRWNLRFSPFIVVQSGTPFNITTGEDNNGDSFFNDRPTFAQSGDTDTVATSYGTFNLNPTAGLAKGEKLVPVNYGDGPNLFTFNLRASKTFNFGPRVAGAASQGGGMGGPGGGPGGGGGHGGGGGPGGGPGGGLGPGGLSGNRGRGGPDGQQQQTPTHPRYSLTLNAQALNLFNDINLAAPTGILGSPEFGKSNALAGQIFSSGSASRRIFVQAVFSF